Proteins found in one Acinetobacter sp. XH1741 genomic segment:
- the gatC gene encoding Asp-tRNA(Asn)/Glu-tRNA(Gln) amidotransferase subunit GatC, whose amino-acid sequence MSTSDAQHSADLNAQTVSAIANLARLSLNDTQSAEYAQSLNKILGMMETLKGIDTEGVEPLKSPFDNPQPLRADVVTESNHRDEYQAVAPATQDGLYLVPRVIE is encoded by the coding sequence ATGTCTACATCGGATGCACAGCATTCAGCAGATTTAAATGCACAAACAGTTTCAGCAATCGCCAACCTTGCTCGATTGTCGCTCAATGATACGCAATCTGCTGAATATGCTCAAAGTCTAAATAAAATTTTAGGCATGATGGAAACCTTAAAAGGCATTGATACGGAAGGCGTAGAACCTTTGAAAAGTCCTTTTGACAATCCTCAACCTTTACGTGCTGATGTGGTAACTGAAAGCAATCATCGAGATGAATACCAAGCTGTTGCACCTGCAACTCAAGATGGCTTGTATCTTGTTCCTCGTGTAATTGAATAA
- the gatA gene encoding Asp-tRNA(Asn)/Glu-tRNA(Gln) amidotransferase subunit GatA, whose product MTDLHRLSIRELAEGLSQAKFSSRELTEHYLKRIAKIDPLVKSYVTVTPEQALTEADAADAALKAGNATALTGIPLAHKDIFCTKGIKTTAGSKILDNFISPYDATVVEKTKAAGLVTLGKVNMDEFAMGSTSESSYVGATNNPWALDHVPGGSSGGSAAAVAADLAPFATGTDTGGSIRQPASFCGLTGLKPTYGRVSRFGIIAYASSLDQAGPMARSAEDCAYLMNVMAGHDAKDSTSVKKEVDDYVANLNGTSVKGLRIGIPTQYFNVAGLDADVKARVEESLKKLEEMGATLVEIDLNMTEAYVPTYYLIAPAEASSNLSRYDGVRYGYRCENPADLMDLYKRSRSEGFGPEVQRRILIGTYALSAGYYDAYYVKAQKVRRLIQQDFLKAFENVDVIAAPSAPTTAYKIGANLSPTEMYLGDIYTLAVNLAGLPAINAPVGFDKDSLPVGLQLIGNYWSESQLLSIVHQYQQNTDWHTKRAAIAEENA is encoded by the coding sequence ATGACTGATTTACATCGCTTATCAATTCGCGAACTTGCTGAGGGCTTAAGCCAAGCGAAGTTTTCATCTCGCGAATTGACTGAACACTATTTAAAACGTATTGCTAAAATTGACCCACTGGTAAAAAGCTACGTGACGGTTACTCCTGAACAGGCACTTACTGAAGCTGATGCAGCTGATGCAGCTTTAAAAGCGGGTAATGCAACTGCTTTAACGGGTATTCCCCTTGCTCATAAAGATATTTTTTGTACCAAAGGTATTAAAACCACTGCTGGTTCAAAAATATTAGACAACTTCATCTCTCCTTACGATGCAACTGTTGTTGAAAAAACTAAAGCAGCTGGCCTTGTCACTTTAGGTAAAGTGAACATGGATGAGTTTGCGATGGGTTCAACTTCTGAAAGCTCATATGTTGGCGCAACAAATAACCCATGGGCACTTGATCATGTTCCTGGTGGCTCATCAGGTGGTTCTGCTGCGGCTGTAGCGGCTGATTTAGCGCCATTTGCTACAGGTACTGATACAGGTGGTTCAATTCGCCAACCGGCTTCTTTCTGTGGTTTAACAGGCTTAAAACCAACCTATGGTCGTGTATCTCGTTTCGGGATCATTGCCTATGCATCATCACTTGACCAAGCAGGTCCAATGGCGCGTTCTGCTGAAGACTGTGCTTACCTGATGAATGTAATGGCAGGTCACGATGCAAAAGACTCAACATCTGTTAAAAAAGAAGTTGATGACTACGTTGCAAACTTAAATGGCACATCTGTAAAAGGTTTACGCATTGGTATTCCTACACAGTACTTTAACGTTGCAGGCTTAGATGCTGACGTAAAAGCACGTGTTGAAGAGTCTTTGAAAAAGCTTGAAGAGATGGGTGCAACGCTTGTTGAGATTGACCTCAACATGACTGAAGCCTATGTACCAACGTATTACCTCATTGCACCAGCAGAAGCATCTTCTAACTTGTCTCGTTATGACGGTGTTCGCTACGGCTACCGCTGCGAAAACCCAGCAGACTTGATGGATCTTTATAAGCGTTCACGTTCAGAAGGTTTCGGTCCAGAAGTTCAACGTCGTATTTTGATTGGTACATACGCGCTTTCTGCGGGTTATTACGATGCTTACTATGTGAAAGCACAAAAAGTACGTCGTTTAATTCAACAAGATTTCTTAAAAGCATTTGAAAATGTAGATGTGATTGCAGCGCCTTCTGCACCAACAACTGCATATAAAATTGGTGCGAACTTAAGCCCAACTGAAATGTATTTAGGTGATATCTATACACTTGCAGTGAACTTAGCAGGCTTACCAGCTATTAATGCTCCTGTTGGTTTTGATAAAGACAGCTTGCCAGTAGGTTTACAGTTAATTGGTAACTATTGGTCAGAATCACAATTGTTGTCGATTGTTCATCAATACCAACAAAACACAGACTGGCACACTAAGCGTGCGGCAATTGCTGAGGAGAATGCATAA
- the gatB gene encoding Asp-tRNA(Asn)/Glu-tRNA(Gln) amidotransferase subunit GatB, with protein sequence MAEAQKLKLIDGWEVVIGIEIHTQLATNSKIFSGSSTEFGQDPNTQASLVDLAMPGVLPVLNEKVVDLAIRFGLGIDAYIDQASVFARKNYFYPDSPKGYQISQMDNPIVGLGHIDIQLEDGTTKRIGVTRAHLEEDAGKSVHDQFEGMSGIDLNRAGTPLLEIVSEPDMRSVEEAVAYIKAIHTLVRWLGISDGNMAEGSFRADCNVSLRRPGQPFGTRCELKNLNSFRFIEQAINVEIERQMEILEYGGSIDQETRLFDPNKMETRSMRSKEEANDYRYFPDPDLLPVIIADEQIEAARAALPELPAARRARFIADFGVTEYDAHVLTLSREMADFYEAVVAAAGGAKQGKVSANWVMGEFSGALNKAGLDLADSPVSAEQLGGMIARIIDNTISGKIAKQVFGFMWESEGKSADDMIAEKGLKQETDTGAIEAIIKEVLAANEKMVEEYKSGKEKAFNGLVGQVMKASKGKANPAQVNELMKKLIG encoded by the coding sequence ATGGCTGAAGCTCAAAAGTTGAAATTGATTGACGGTTGGGAAGTCGTTATTGGTATCGAGATTCACACTCAGCTTGCGACCAATTCTAAAATTTTCTCTGGTTCATCGACTGAGTTTGGTCAAGACCCAAATACTCAAGCGAGCCTCGTCGACTTGGCTATGCCGGGTGTATTGCCTGTTTTAAATGAAAAAGTAGTTGATCTTGCAATTCGCTTTGGTTTGGGTATCGATGCTTACATCGACCAAGCATCTGTGTTTGCACGTAAAAACTACTTCTATCCTGACTCACCAAAAGGCTATCAAATTAGCCAAATGGACAATCCGATTGTGGGCTTGGGTCACATCGACATTCAACTTGAAGATGGTACGACTAAACGTATTGGCGTAACTCGTGCTCACCTTGAAGAAGATGCGGGTAAATCTGTACACGACCAATTTGAAGGCATGTCTGGCATTGACTTAAACCGTGCCGGTACTCCTTTGCTTGAAATTGTTTCTGAACCTGACATGCGCTCGGTTGAAGAAGCGGTTGCTTATATCAAAGCAATTCACACGTTGGTACGTTGGTTAGGTATTTCTGACGGTAACATGGCAGAAGGTTCATTCCGTGCCGACTGTAACGTGTCTTTACGTCGCCCTGGTCAACCGTTTGGTACACGCTGTGAGCTTAAAAACCTCAACTCATTCCGTTTCATTGAGCAAGCGATCAACGTTGAAATTGAACGCCAAATGGAAATTTTGGAATACGGCGGAAGTATCGACCAAGAAACTCGTTTGTTCGATCCAAACAAAATGGAAACGCGTTCAATGCGTTCGAAAGAAGAAGCGAATGACTATCGCTACTTCCCAGATCCAGACTTGTTGCCAGTAATTATTGCAGATGAGCAAATCGAAGCTGCTCGCGCTGCACTTCCAGAGCTTCCTGCTGCACGCCGTGCACGCTTTATCGCAGACTTTGGTGTAACTGAGTACGATGCACACGTACTTACGCTCTCACGCGAAATGGCGGACTTCTATGAGGCTGTTGTGGCTGCTGCTGGCGGTGCGAAGCAAGGTAAAGTATCTGCAAACTGGGTAATGGGCGAATTCTCAGGTGCTTTAAACAAAGCAGGCCTAGACTTAGCAGACTCTCCTGTTTCTGCTGAACAGCTTGGCGGCATGATTGCTCGTATTATTGACAACACTATTAGTGGCAAGATTGCTAAACAAGTCTTTGGCTTTATGTGGGAGTCGGAAGGTAAATCTGCCGATGACATGATTGCGGAAAAAGGCTTAAAGCAAGAGACTGACACAGGTGCAATTGAAGCGATCATTAAAGAAGTGCTTGCAGCCAATGAAAAAATGGTTGAAGAGTACAAGTCAGGTAAAGAAAAAGCCTTTAATGGTCTTGTAGGTCAAGTCATGAAAGCTTCTAAAGGGAAAGCTAACCCTGCTCAAGTAAATGAATTAATGAAAAAATTGATTGGTTAA
- a CDS encoding DJ-1/PfpI family protein — protein MSKKILMLVGDYAEDYETMVPFQFLTGLGYTVHAVCPNKKNGEYIATAIHDFEGEQTYSEKRGHNFAINYDFKAVNTEDYVGLVIPGGRAPEYLRMNEHVVEIVREFDRVKKPIAAVCHGAQLLAAANVLKGRLCSAYPACAAEVKLAGGQYVDLAVTDAITDGHLVTAPAWPAHPAWLAQFVKVLGAKITI, from the coding sequence ATGTCTAAAAAGATTTTAATGCTAGTCGGTGACTATGCCGAAGATTATGAAACTATGGTTCCTTTTCAGTTCTTAACTGGTTTAGGTTATACCGTGCATGCAGTTTGTCCAAATAAAAAGAACGGTGAATATATTGCAACCGCTATTCATGATTTTGAAGGTGAACAAACTTATAGCGAAAAACGTGGTCACAACTTTGCTATTAACTATGATTTTAAAGCCGTTAATACCGAAGACTATGTAGGTCTAGTTATTCCAGGTGGTCGAGCGCCCGAGTATTTACGTATGAATGAGCATGTTGTCGAAATTGTACGTGAATTCGATAGAGTGAAAAAACCTATTGCAGCCGTATGTCACGGTGCTCAGTTACTCGCTGCGGCAAACGTATTGAAAGGCCGCCTCTGCTCGGCTTATCCAGCATGTGCCGCCGAAGTAAAACTTGCGGGCGGGCAATACGTAGACCTTGCTGTAACTGATGCTATTACAGATGGGCATTTAGTAACTGCACCTGCTTGGCCTGCACATCCTGCTTGGTTAGCTCAGTTTGTGAAAGTCTTAGGCGCTAAGATTACTATCTAA
- a CDS encoding DUF1176 domain-containing protein: MKNILSICCLAVISSYSFAQDIKGISFSHQEWEIYCSNTGTCKAAGYQNEENGDDPASILFTRKAGPKQPVQGEFALSDYEQSIPANQLKNIHFYINGRDVGAVSVDGTELPLMGKLNSSQVNALLQQSKQKTEILFKNAQHAWKISDAGMTAVLLKMDDFQKRIGTVGALVKKGNASETQVLMPEPKLVVKRIKTSTKPYLTLQPKSKQYQTIYRTLMAAQSSPKEDGFCEGVYGGNSDGTEPQEIALYKLTNKKVLATTLCWRGAYNEGYGAWVLDESLNGKAALVTESASDFDSGLISSAQKGRGIGDCWASEEWVWDGQNFVYTKDMWTGMCKGLAAGGVWELDRIESVVK, from the coding sequence ATGAAAAATATACTTTCAATTTGCTGTTTGGCAGTAATAAGTTCTTATAGTTTTGCTCAAGATATAAAAGGCATTTCATTTTCTCACCAAGAGTGGGAAATCTATTGTAGCAATACGGGTACCTGTAAGGCTGCGGGTTATCAAAATGAAGAAAATGGCGATGATCCCGCTTCAATTTTATTCACACGTAAAGCAGGGCCAAAACAACCTGTACAGGGTGAATTTGCTTTGTCCGACTATGAACAAAGCATACCAGCAAACCAACTTAAGAATATCCATTTTTATATAAATGGCAGAGATGTAGGTGCTGTAAGTGTCGATGGTACTGAGCTGCCACTTATGGGCAAGTTGAATAGTTCACAAGTGAATGCTCTGTTGCAGCAGTCCAAACAAAAAACCGAAATTTTATTTAAAAACGCACAGCATGCATGGAAAATTTCCGATGCAGGAATGACTGCTGTTTTATTAAAAATGGATGATTTTCAAAAGCGCATTGGAACTGTTGGTGCTTTAGTTAAAAAGGGCAATGCCAGTGAAACTCAAGTGCTTATGCCTGAACCAAAACTAGTTGTAAAACGTATTAAAACTTCAACCAAACCTTATTTAACCTTACAACCTAAAAGTAAACAGTATCAAACAATATACCGTACTTTAATGGCTGCTCAATCGAGCCCTAAAGAAGATGGTTTTTGTGAAGGAGTTTATGGTGGGAATAGTGATGGAACTGAACCACAAGAAATCGCACTATATAAACTAACCAATAAGAAGGTTTTAGCGACTACGCTGTGCTGGCGAGGCGCTTACAACGAAGGGTATGGAGCTTGGGTGTTAGATGAGTCTTTAAATGGTAAGGCAGCGCTAGTAACTGAGTCCGCTTCAGATTTCGATAGCGGCCTCATTAGTAGTGCTCAAAAGGGAAGAGGCATTGGAGACTGCTGGGCAAGTGAAGAATGGGTATGGGACGGTCAGAACTTTGTATACACGAAAGATATGTGGACAGGCATGTGCAAAGGATTAGCAGCTGGTGGAGTGTGGGAACTCGATCGAATTGAATCAGTCGTAAAGTAA